One genomic region from Streptomyces sp. NBC_01431 encodes:
- a CDS encoding ABC transporter ATP-binding protein, which translates to MNTLPALRAREITKCFGDVVALDSIDLNVAQGQVHGLAGPNGAGKTTLLGLLLGLAIPDSGRLEILGTPVGRALAAPDGVAGFVDGPGLYPSLTARQNLAALAALRGHDARTAGIDDVLARVGLTDVADDRTRGFSLGMRQRLGLAAALITKPRLLVLDEPCNGLDPAAKRHVHGVLTELAADGTSIVLSSHRMDDLEALCSEVTILATGRVVFCGPLSKLAAENDELDYRLLTSEPQAARRLASETDGIRVTAATQGRPDPGVLIVRAIVPALDELVRRLVRAGIALRELAPVVSPLEAAFLSLTGQSTDQPAPSAARQPSPRGKRRTEPQEANR; encoded by the coding sequence ATGAACACACTGCCGGCACTCCGGGCACGCGAGATCACCAAGTGCTTCGGGGACGTCGTCGCGCTCGACAGCATTGACCTGAATGTGGCGCAGGGTCAGGTCCATGGCCTGGCCGGACCGAACGGGGCGGGCAAGACAACCTTGCTCGGCCTCCTGCTCGGACTGGCCATCCCCGACAGCGGCCGCCTCGAAATCCTGGGCACGCCAGTGGGGCGGGCGCTCGCCGCGCCGGACGGTGTCGCCGGCTTCGTGGACGGGCCCGGTCTTTACCCCTCGCTCACCGCCCGGCAGAACCTCGCCGCGCTGGCCGCGCTACGCGGGCACGACGCGCGGACGGCGGGGATCGACGACGTACTCGCACGGGTCGGGCTCACCGATGTCGCCGACGACCGGACCCGCGGGTTCTCGCTCGGGATGCGCCAGCGGCTCGGGCTCGCCGCCGCCCTGATCACCAAACCCCGACTGCTCGTGCTCGACGAACCGTGCAACGGCCTGGACCCGGCCGCCAAGAGGCACGTACACGGTGTCCTCACCGAGCTCGCCGCGGACGGAACCAGCATCGTGCTTTCCAGCCACCGCATGGACGACCTCGAAGCGCTGTGTTCCGAGGTCACCATCCTCGCCACCGGACGGGTCGTCTTCTGTGGGCCGCTGAGCAAGCTCGCCGCCGAGAACGACGAACTCGACTACCGGCTGCTCACCTCCGAGCCACAGGCCGCCCGTCGGCTGGCATCCGAGACGGACGGGATCCGGGTCACCGCCGCCACCCAGGGGCGCCCCGACCCCGGCGTGCTGATCGTTCGCGCCATCGTGCCCGCCCTTGACGAACTGGTACGGCGGCTCGTTCGCGCGGGCATCGCGTTGCGCGAGCTCGCACCCGTGGTCTCGCCACTCGAAGCGGCGTTCCTCTCCCTCACCGGGCAATCGACCGACCAACCGGCCCCGTCTGCCGCCAGGCAACCATCGCCGCGCGGGAAGCGGCGGACCGAGCCGCAGGAGGCCAACCGATGA
- a CDS encoding helix-turn-helix transcriptional regulator translates to MTSNDLGDFLRAHRARLRPDDVGLASYGARRVAGLRREEVAVLAGMNSDYYARLEQGRERSPSPQILEAISNALRMNDEAREHMYRLAGTAPEGERPQPRETVSTALRQLLDGYPNAAAFVLNPATDFLASNALADALFSPFDTMDNMARMTFLEPAARTFFTQWGRAAEAVVAALRHATGLDPHYGRLNDLVPSLTEASGEFAALWSSHAVHGKSRDAKDLVHPDVGPLALTYQTFDVRGAPGQQLVIYHAEPGSPSAQALALLGSLHATRHQQSATEQ, encoded by the coding sequence GTGACCAGCAACGATCTCGGAGATTTCCTGCGTGCTCACCGTGCCCGCCTGCGTCCCGACGACGTCGGGCTCGCCTCATACGGCGCCCGTCGGGTGGCCGGGCTGCGACGCGAGGAGGTCGCCGTCCTCGCCGGCATGAACAGCGACTACTACGCACGTCTAGAGCAGGGCCGCGAGCGCAGCCCGTCCCCGCAGATCCTTGAGGCGATCAGCAACGCGCTGCGGATGAACGACGAAGCGCGGGAGCACATGTACCGGCTGGCGGGGACCGCACCGGAAGGTGAGCGGCCGCAGCCGAGAGAAACGGTGAGTACGGCGCTGCGGCAGTTGCTGGACGGATACCCGAACGCCGCGGCGTTCGTCCTGAACCCGGCCACCGACTTCCTGGCCTCGAACGCGTTGGCCGACGCACTGTTCTCACCGTTCGACACCATGGACAACATGGCCCGCATGACGTTCCTCGAACCGGCCGCCCGGACCTTCTTCACCCAGTGGGGGCGGGCAGCGGAGGCAGTCGTGGCGGCCCTGCGACACGCCACGGGCCTCGACCCGCACTATGGGCGCCTGAACGACCTCGTCCCCTCCCTGACCGAGGCGAGCGGGGAGTTCGCCGCCCTGTGGTCCTCGCACGCCGTCCACGGCAAAAGCCGTGATGCCAAGGACCTTGTCCACCCCGACGTCGGGCCTCTTGCCCTGACTTACCAGACCTTCGACGTCCGTGGAGCGCCGGGCCAGCAGCTGGTCATCTACCACGCGGAACCGGGAAGCCCCAGCGCCCAGGCGCTCGCCCTGCTCGGCAGCCTGCACGCCACACGCCACCAGCAGTCAGCCACGGAGCAGTAG
- a CDS encoding oxidoreductase: protein MTTTTKILLITGVSSGLGRAFATAALDAGHTVVGTVRKDADAQAFTALNPERAHARLLDVTHDAAVLAVVGEVEQSVGPVDVLIANAGYGLEGTFEETPLSALRAQFDVNVFGAAATVQAVLPFMRERRRGHILAVTSMGGLASFPGVSAYCGSKYALEGILEAVGKEVRGFGIHVTAVEPGSFRTDWAGRSMVRAPRSVPDYDDLFGPIRAARQTASGNQLGNPDKAAAAVLRILEEPNPPAHLVLGSDALRLVRAGREAVDHDLDTWEHLTLSTDYTRATETP, encoded by the coding sequence ATGACGACCACCACCAAAATCCTTCTCATCACCGGCGTCAGCAGTGGCCTCGGCCGCGCCTTCGCCACGGCCGCCCTGGACGCCGGCCACACCGTCGTCGGCACCGTCCGCAAGGACGCCGACGCTCAAGCCTTCACCGCTCTCAACCCCGAGCGCGCCCACGCCCGCCTGCTCGACGTCACCCACGACGCTGCGGTCCTCGCCGTGGTCGGTGAGGTGGAGCAGTCCGTCGGCCCCGTCGACGTACTGATCGCGAATGCGGGATACGGCCTGGAGGGCACCTTCGAGGAGACGCCGCTGTCCGCCCTGCGCGCCCAGTTCGACGTCAACGTCTTCGGCGCCGCCGCCACCGTGCAGGCCGTCCTGCCGTTCATGCGCGAGCGGCGCCGGGGGCACATCCTGGCTGTCACCTCCATGGGCGGCCTGGCCTCCTTCCCCGGCGTCTCCGCCTACTGCGGCAGCAAGTACGCCCTCGAAGGCATCCTCGAAGCCGTCGGCAAGGAGGTCCGCGGTTTCGGGATCCACGTCACCGCCGTCGAGCCGGGTTCCTTCCGTACCGACTGGGCGGGCCGCTCCATGGTCCGCGCACCGCGTTCCGTCCCCGACTACGACGACCTGTTCGGGCCCATCCGAGCCGCCCGGCAGACCGCGAGCGGCAACCAACTCGGCAACCCGGACAAGGCGGCCGCCGCCGTCCTGCGCATCCTCGAAGAACCGAACCCCCCGGCCCACCTCGTCCTCGGGTCCGACGCCCTGCGCCTGGTACGGGCCGGACGCGAAGCAGTCGACCACGACCTCGACACGTGGGAACACCTCACCCTCTCCACCGACTACACCCGCGCCACCGAAACGCCGTAG
- a CDS encoding ABC transporter permease: MTTTLAARSASGIRRVSVVRGYRFELVKLVSQWRVRLLVLACWTVPAVFVAAVSQQSTLPSDTLFGRWMLATGWAGPLVTLGFAGTWALPLLTSVVAGDVFASEDRLGTWRHLLVAVRSPRRIFVTKALASLTVILLLVAGLACSSTAGGLLAVGNHPLVGLDGHTLSGSEAAGKVLLAWLCVLAPTLALAAIGLLGSVALGRSPIGLLLPALVALAMQLAQMLPLPTPVRLALPSYAFIAWNGLFTSPAQAGPLLIAVVVSLLWAATATGLAHLLFVRRDFTNPAHDGSGRRALTAGALPLVGLLVVTVVVVAVATPAAGSGIGQDKVQRSVATAFAHLYRSQAEQLNRPRVTEAQLKAAAACTKGSVQTGAQGPGNDWRCVVSWHLPDVEATGQAVYQLDVTADGRYVADGDGPKEVNGYFLVRTPHGDAPNPLWQFDGNVELLSATPKG, from the coding sequence ATGACCACCACCCTCGCCGCCCGGTCCGCCTCCGGCATCCGTCGCGTATCCGTGGTTCGCGGCTACCGCTTCGAGCTGGTCAAGCTCGTATCGCAGTGGCGAGTACGCCTGCTGGTCCTCGCGTGCTGGACCGTTCCGGCCGTCTTCGTCGCCGCGGTCAGCCAACAGAGCACGCTCCCCTCCGACACCCTCTTCGGGCGCTGGATGCTCGCCACCGGGTGGGCGGGGCCGCTGGTGACGCTGGGTTTCGCGGGCACTTGGGCACTCCCCTTGCTGACGTCGGTGGTCGCCGGTGACGTGTTCGCCTCGGAGGACCGGCTCGGTACCTGGCGTCACCTCCTCGTGGCGGTGCGGTCGCCGCGGCGGATCTTCGTGACGAAGGCGCTGGCCAGCCTCACGGTGATCCTGCTACTCGTGGCAGGCCTCGCCTGTTCCAGCACGGCCGGGGGGCTCTTGGCGGTCGGCAACCACCCCCTGGTCGGCCTCGACGGGCACACCCTGAGCGGCTCGGAGGCCGCCGGGAAGGTCCTGCTGGCCTGGCTCTGCGTGCTCGCCCCGACCCTCGCCCTCGCCGCGATCGGCCTGCTGGGATCCGTCGCCCTCGGACGCTCCCCGATTGGGCTGTTGCTGCCCGCGCTCGTAGCGCTCGCGATGCAACTCGCCCAGATGCTGCCGTTGCCCACCCCGGTACGCCTCGCGTTGCCGAGCTACGCGTTCATCGCCTGGAACGGGCTGTTCACCAGCCCGGCCCAGGCCGGACCGCTCCTGATCGCCGTCGTGGTCAGCCTGCTCTGGGCCGCGACCGCGACCGGGCTGGCCCATCTCCTCTTCGTACGGCGCGACTTCACGAATCCGGCGCACGACGGCTCGGGGCGCCGCGCGCTCACCGCCGGTGCCCTGCCCCTCGTCGGGCTCCTCGTGGTGACGGTCGTGGTGGTCGCCGTGGCGACCCCGGCCGCCGGTTCCGGCATCGGGCAGGACAAGGTGCAGCGCTCGGTCGCGACGGCCTTCGCCCACCTCTACCGCTCACAGGCCGAGCAGCTCAACCGGCCGCGTGTCACCGAGGCGCAGCTCAAGGCCGCCGCGGCGTGCACCAAGGGCAGCGTCCAGACGGGCGCCCAGGGGCCGGGCAACGACTGGCGCTGTGTCGTGTCCTGGCACCTCCCTGACGTCGAGGCCACCGGGCAGGCCGTCTACCAGCTCGACGTCACCGCAGACGGGCGGTACGTCGCCGACGGCGACGGGCCGAAGGAAGTGAACGGCTACTTCCTGGTGCGGACTCCGCACGGGGACGCACCGAACCCGCTCTGGCAGTTCGACGGCAACGTCGAGCTGCTTTCCGCCACCCCGAAGGGATGA
- a CDS encoding papain-like cysteine protease family protein — protein MGRFTLATTASAIALTASGLLVAVGGPAHAEAGQDTISMYKQEKTQWCWVASGLTIAKFQGLGSTQTDFCNRAQPAYGCNNQPATLDDMARGWGSLGMSHTGSGLSTAATFNQVYTDVKAAHPIGARIGWTSGGGHMNVVYGFDTSNNTIAVADPWPDTATYTWWNYNDYVSNSSSKWTHSRIGISR, from the coding sequence ATGGGCAGATTCACGCTCGCGACCACGGCGTCGGCCATCGCGCTGACGGCTTCGGGATTGCTTGTCGCCGTCGGAGGCCCGGCACATGCCGAGGCGGGGCAGGACACCATCAGCATGTACAAGCAGGAGAAGACCCAGTGGTGTTGGGTCGCCTCCGGCCTGACGATCGCCAAGTTCCAGGGCCTCGGCAGCACGCAGACGGACTTCTGCAACCGGGCCCAGCCCGCCTACGGCTGCAACAACCAGCCCGCCACCCTTGACGACATGGCAAGGGGTTGGGGCAGCCTCGGCATGTCTCATACCGGCTCGGGCCTGAGCACCGCGGCCACGTTCAACCAGGTCTACACCGACGTCAAGGCGGCCCATCCCATCGGCGCGCGCATCGGGTGGACCTCCGGCGGTGGCCACATGAACGTGGTCTACGGCTTCGACACGTCGAACAACACGATCGCGGTGGCCGACCCATGGCCGGACACCGCCACGTACACGTGGTGGAACTACAACGACTACGTGAGCAACAGCTCGTCCAAGTGGACCCACTCCCGCATCGGCATCTCCCGCTAA
- a CDS encoding alkaline phosphatase family protein: MQVTRRRRRVEEHRSGLLPGRLGRRRPLATAGAVVLALALTGTAFAQTHQFGTDQVGQVTPHGQVISSDQYVAPYGDRLVINNGKIMSSSVSPDGSHLAASVTDGGLALTIVNLKSWKVQQRVGNNASADLRISGNDVGQEGPTYSPDGKQLWLGQSDGYTKFTVNPDGTLAGPTSVKIPADGAKQALVGAAVFAPDGSTVYAAVNGQNRVVAINAATGAIQRSWAVGNAPRDMVRIGSKLYVSNEGGRPAKPGDSTLNSYNTQVPADPVTGATTTGTVSVIDLGHPAAAVTSIDVGLHPTALYAKDRALFVTNTATNDVSVIDTAKNKVVQTISTKPWPEASVGYEPDAVTLTHDGHLLVTLGRANAVAVYRYTTPQEPVSYVGLLPTDYFPAEIATVGNQVVVSNTRGIDARRTGNPAGHGTHDTTSSLQRFTLPSDRVIKSQTAKVFQQNGWTRGAVDKANSASRAKPVPVPVRLGDPSTIKHVFLIVKENRTYDQVLGDASQGNGDPALAEFGENVTPNQHALAQQFGLFDNTYDIGTNSAEGHNWLMQADDPEYTESSAGEYARSYDTEDDALGHQRTGFLWTGVRAAGSSVRDFGEFQQFLTKPAAASWQNLYCDTKNMASTGQGTAYPLVSSSPIPSLNDVSVHGFPKFDTSVPDIYRAEIWKRDFDKNGPSNLNMLWLSSDHTGGPANAPAQVADNDLATGRIIDTISHSKYWKDSAIFVVEDDSQAGLDHVDGHRAPIQIISPWARHGVVDSHYYSQITMIRTIEQILGMHPMNQKDSAASPMAAAFTGKPDLTPFTALPNRIPLTDGLKTPPSCGVDTPAPQNPRAAAVPATKVPADKQALATEWDAWKAQQRLTGPDAKPDFANPAQMNHLTWYQTHSWTKPYPGENKIYAPKDVPGAYIPSAENDG, translated from the coding sequence ATGCAGGTAACACGCCGCCGCAGGCGTGTCGAGGAGCATCGTTCCGGCCTTCTGCCCGGACGCCTCGGCCGCCGGAGACCTCTCGCCACGGCGGGTGCCGTCGTTCTCGCGCTGGCCCTCACGGGCACGGCCTTCGCCCAGACCCACCAGTTCGGGACCGATCAGGTCGGCCAGGTCACGCCGCACGGCCAGGTCATCTCCAGCGACCAGTACGTAGCGCCGTACGGCGACCGTCTCGTGATCAACAACGGCAAGATCATGTCGTCCTCGGTCAGCCCGGACGGCAGCCACCTGGCGGCCTCGGTCACCGACGGCGGTCTGGCGCTGACGATCGTCAACCTCAAGAGCTGGAAGGTGCAGCAGCGCGTCGGGAACAACGCGTCCGCGGACCTGCGGATCAGCGGCAACGACGTGGGCCAGGAGGGCCCGACGTACTCCCCCGACGGCAAGCAGCTCTGGCTCGGCCAGAGCGACGGCTACACCAAGTTCACCGTCAACCCGGACGGCACCCTGGCCGGCCCCACGTCCGTGAAGATCCCGGCGGACGGGGCCAAGCAAGCCCTGGTCGGCGCGGCGGTGTTCGCTCCCGACGGGTCGACGGTCTACGCAGCGGTCAACGGCCAGAACCGGGTGGTCGCCATCAACGCGGCGACCGGCGCCATTCAGCGGAGCTGGGCCGTCGGCAACGCGCCGCGCGACATGGTCCGGATCGGCTCGAAGCTGTACGTCAGCAACGAGGGCGGGCGTCCCGCGAAGCCCGGCGACAGCACGCTCAACTCATACAACACCCAAGTGCCGGCCGACCCCGTGACGGGGGCGACCACGACCGGCACCGTCAGCGTCATCGATCTGGGTCACCCGGCCGCCGCCGTCACGAGCATCGACGTCGGCCTGCACCCGACCGCGCTGTACGCCAAGGACCGGGCGCTGTTCGTCACCAACACCGCCACCAACGACGTGTCGGTCATCGACACCGCGAAGAACAAGGTCGTACAGACGATCTCCACCAAGCCGTGGCCCGAGGCTTCGGTCGGCTACGAGCCCGACGCGGTGACGCTCACCCACGACGGCCATCTCCTGGTGACGCTGGGCCGCGCCAACGCGGTCGCCGTCTACCGGTACACGACCCCGCAGGAGCCGGTCAGTTACGTCGGTCTGCTCCCCACGGACTACTTCCCCGCCGAGATCGCCACCGTCGGCAACCAGGTCGTCGTCTCCAACACCCGCGGGATCGACGCCCGCCGCACCGGCAACCCCGCCGGGCACGGCACTCATGACACGACGTCGAGCCTTCAGCGGTTCACGCTGCCGAGCGACCGCGTCATCAAGTCCCAGACCGCCAAGGTCTTCCAGCAGAACGGCTGGACCCGCGGCGCCGTCGACAAGGCCAACAGCGCGAGCCGCGCGAAGCCGGTGCCCGTGCCGGTGCGGCTCGGCGATCCTTCGACGATCAAGCACGTGTTCCTCATCGTCAAGGAGAACCGGACCTACGACCAGGTCCTCGGTGATGCCTCGCAAGGCAATGGTGACCCGGCGCTGGCCGAGTTCGGCGAGAACGTGACGCCGAACCAGCACGCGCTGGCCCAGCAGTTCGGCCTGTTCGACAACACCTACGACATCGGTACGAACTCCGCCGAGGGGCACAACTGGCTGATGCAGGCCGACGACCCGGAGTACACCGAGTCCTCGGCCGGTGAGTACGCGCGCAGCTACGACACCGAGGACGACGCGCTCGGCCACCAGCGCACCGGTTTCCTGTGGACCGGCGTCCGGGCGGCCGGCAGCTCCGTGCGGGACTTCGGCGAGTTCCAGCAGTTCCTGACCAAGCCGGCGGCCGCGAGCTGGCAGAACCTGTACTGCGACACCAAGAACATGGCGTCGACGGGCCAGGGCACCGCCTACCCGTTGGTCTCGTCCTCACCGATCCCGTCCCTCAACGACGTTTCGGTGCACGGCTTCCCGAAGTTCGACACCAGCGTCCCGGACATCTACCGGGCCGAGATCTGGAAGCGCGACTTCGACAAGAACGGGCCATCGAACCTCAACATGCTCTGGCTCTCCAGCGACCACACCGGCGGCCCGGCCAACGCGCCCGCCCAGGTCGCGGACAACGACCTCGCGACCGGCCGGATCATCGACACGATCTCGCACAGCAAGTACTGGAAGGACTCCGCGATCTTCGTGGTCGAGGACGACTCCCAGGCCGGTCTCGACCACGTCGACGGCCACCGGGCGCCGATCCAGATCATCAGCCCCTGGGCCAGGCACGGCGTCGTCGACAGCCACTACTACTCGCAGATCACGATGATCCGCACCATCGAGCAGATCCTCGGGATGCACCCGATGAACCAGAAGGACAGCGCGGCCAGCCCGATGGCTGCCGCCTTCACCGGGAAGCCGGATCTCACGCCGTTTACCGCGCTGCCCAACCGCATTCCACTGACCGATGGCCTCAAGACCCCGCCGTCCTGCGGCGTGGACACCCCGGCGCCCCAGAACCCGCGCGCGGCGGCTGTGCCCGCGACTAAGGTGCCGGCCGACAAACAGGCGCTCGCGACGGAGTGGGACGCCTGGAAGGCGCAGCAGCGGCTCACCGGCCCTGACGCCAAGCCCGACTTCGCCAACCCCGCCCAGATGAATCACCTCACCTGGTACCAGACACACAGCTGGACCAAGCCGTACCCCGGCGAGAACAAGATCTACGCGCCGAAGGACGTGCCCGGCGCTTACATCCCGTCAGCGGAGAACGACGGCTGA
- a CDS encoding HAD domain-containing protein — translation MAGSVQRALLFLDVDGPLIPFGAASEPYPTYATGPELHGAGANPLLARINPEHGPRLAALPCEVVWATTWMADANECIAPRLGLPQLAVVVWPEPSDIDDQDERNGLHWKTRALVGWAAGRPFAWVDDEITDTDRSWVAAHHPGQALLHRVDPRHGLTGGDFAALDSWLNQLA, via the coding sequence GTGGCTGGTTCCGTGCAGCGTGCACTGCTGTTTCTCGATGTCGACGGCCCACTCATCCCGTTCGGCGCGGCGTCAGAGCCGTATCCGACCTATGCGACGGGTCCCGAACTGCATGGTGCTGGCGCGAATCCGCTCCTGGCCAGGATCAATCCCGAGCACGGGCCCCGGCTGGCGGCCCTCCCGTGCGAAGTGGTCTGGGCGACGACATGGATGGCGGACGCGAACGAGTGCATCGCGCCCCGCCTCGGTCTGCCGCAGCTGGCAGTGGTGGTCTGGCCGGAGCCGTCCGACATCGACGACCAGGACGAACGGAACGGACTGCACTGGAAGACCCGTGCCCTTGTCGGATGGGCTGCGGGACGCCCGTTCGCCTGGGTTGACGACGAGATCACCGACACGGATCGGTCTTGGGTCGCTGCTCATCATCCGGGGCAAGCCTTGCTCCATCGTGTCGATCCCCGCCATGGCCTGACTGGCGGCGACTTCGCGGCTCTCGACTCGTGGCTGAATCAGTTGGCCTGA
- a CDS encoding glycerophosphodiester phosphodiesterase, whose amino-acid sequence MDKRHEPGRRTVLGAAALGAGAVVLAGAGQANAAGTGPADRDPAARPTPAGRPAKLPVPFVIGHRGASGYRPEHTFGSYQLALDMGADVIEAGDLVPTKDGHLVCRHEPDISATTDVAEHHEFAGRKTTKTVDGKKITGWFTEDFTLAELKTLRAKERIPDLRQHNTMYNGYWEVPTFEEVLQWAEREGRRRGRPIWIYPETKHPTYFRKLGLGIEEPLAKLLRRYGRHTAHAPNLLQSFEPSSLQRLSELGVKCPKTVLLDEPSVRPADFVESGDPRTTADLLKPEGLKWIAGFAQGIGPWLPQIIAQDDKGKLGEPTTLVRDAHAAGLFLTPYTVRNENSFLPLDFRVGKNPGDYGNSLAYFRALFATGIDGLFSDDPDTALLAAEEFRRH is encoded by the coding sequence ATGGACAAGCGGCACGAGCCGGGGCGGCGGACGGTACTGGGGGCTGCGGCCCTGGGCGCCGGAGCGGTGGTACTGGCCGGCGCGGGACAGGCGAACGCGGCCGGCACGGGGCCGGCGGACCGTGACCCGGCGGCACGGCCGACGCCCGCGGGGCGGCCCGCGAAACTGCCCGTGCCGTTCGTCATCGGCCACCGTGGCGCCAGCGGCTACCGCCCGGAGCACACCTTCGGCTCCTACCAACTCGCCCTCGACATGGGCGCGGACGTCATCGAGGCCGGTGACCTCGTCCCCACCAAGGACGGACACCTGGTCTGCCGACACGAGCCCGACATCTCCGCCACCACCGATGTCGCCGAGCACCACGAGTTCGCCGGCCGCAAGACGACCAAAACCGTGGACGGCAAGAAGATCACCGGCTGGTTCACCGAGGACTTCACGCTCGCCGAGCTGAAGACCCTGCGCGCCAAGGAGCGCATCCCCGATCTCCGCCAGCACAACACCATGTACAACGGCTACTGGGAGGTGCCCACCTTCGAAGAGGTCCTCCAGTGGGCCGAGCGCGAGGGACGCCGCCGCGGCCGCCCCATATGGATCTACCCCGAGACCAAGCACCCCACCTACTTCCGCAAGCTGGGCCTCGGCATCGAGGAGCCGCTCGCCAAGCTGCTGCGCCGCTACGGCCGGCACACCGCGCACGCTCCCAACCTCCTGCAGTCCTTCGAGCCCAGCAGCCTCCAGCGGCTCAGCGAACTGGGCGTGAAGTGCCCCAAGACCGTCCTGCTCGACGAGCCGTCCGTCAGGCCCGCGGACTTCGTCGAGTCCGGCGACCCGCGCACCACCGCCGACCTCCTCAAGCCCGAGGGGCTCAAGTGGATCGCCGGCTTCGCCCAGGGCATCGGTCCCTGGCTGCCGCAGATCATCGCGCAGGACGACAAGGGCAAACTCGGCGAGCCCACCACCCTCGTCCGTGACGCGCATGCCGCGGGTCTGTTCCTCACCCCGTACACCGTGCGGAACGAGAACAGCTTCCTGCCGCTGGACTTCCGGGTCGGCAAGAACCCCGGCGACTACGGCAACTCGCTCGCGTACTTCAGGGCGCTTTTCGCGACCGGAATCGACGGCCTGTTCTCCGACGACCCGGACACCGCGCTGCTCGCCGCCGAGGAGTTCCGCCGGCACTGA
- a CDS encoding Atu4866 domain-containing protein has product MWVTGDGHIRQELRADGRYDEARGDRRSACTGRYTVTGNHLHYIDATGFSATGDIRDGVLFHEHLVLYREDQP; this is encoded by the coding sequence ATGTGGGTGACCGGGGACGGTCACATCCGCCAGGAGCTCCGCGCCGACGGACGCTACGACGAGGCCCGCGGCGATCGCCGCAGCGCCTGCACCGGCCGCTACACGGTGACCGGCAACCACCTTCACTACATCGACGCCACCGGCTTCAGCGCCACCGGCGACATCCGCGACGGCGTGCTCTTCCACGAGCACCTCGTCCTGTACAGGGAAGACCAGCCATGA